A genomic region of Pseudomonas sp. KU43P contains the following coding sequences:
- the nirB gene encoding nitrite reductase large subunit NirB: protein MKATASRQRERLIIVGNGMVGHHCVEQLVERSALARFEVRVFGEERQRAYDRVHLSEYFGGSCAETLALCGPDFYGDSGVHLHLGEAVLEIDRERCQVITAEGRYGYDQLILATGSYPFVPPFEGSSGNARLVYRTLDDLDAIRAAASAARRGVVVGGGLLGLEAANALKSLGLEAHVVEFAPRLMPVQLDGEGGAALKAQIEALGVGVHLSRATQSISAGEQHRYRMNFDGGEHLETDLIVFSAGIRPQDALGRASGLEIAARGGVVIDDQCRTSDPRIFAIGECASWNGSVFGLVAPGYSMARNLAALLLGEACGEFNGADMSTKLKLLGVDVGSIGDAHGATPGARSYRFIDEANSAYRRLVVDASGKRVLGAVLVGDNSYYDTLLQYAQNGIALPADPAALILPQSGGAPALGADALPDSATICSCHNVSKGAVCAAIDGGCGDLAAVKGCTKAATGCGGCAALLKQVFEHELTARGVTVDKSLCEHFAYTRQELYGLVRVEGIRTFNDLLERHGKGHVGCDICKPAVGSILASCWNQPIMDPALVPLQDTNDTFMANMQKNGTYSVVPRIPGGEITPDKLIVIGQVAKKYDLYTKITGGQRIDLFGAQLHELPLIWGELIEAGFETGHAYGKSTRTVKSCVGSTWCRYGVQDSVGMALRLEDRYKGLRSPHKLKFAVSGCTRECAEAQSKDIGVIATDKGWNLYICGNGGMRPRHAELFATDLDDETLVRLIDRVLMFYIRTADKLQRTSVWRESLDGGLEYLKQVILEDSLGLGAELESQMQHVVDQYECEWANALNDPEKLKRFRTFVNDRRADPDVHFVREREQRRPAAPLHLIPTTEEAV, encoded by the coding sequence ATGAAGGCAACAGCGAGCAGGCAACGAGAGCGACTGATCATCGTCGGCAACGGCATGGTCGGCCACCATTGCGTCGAGCAACTGGTCGAACGCAGCGCGCTGGCGCGCTTCGAAGTGCGCGTGTTCGGCGAAGAGCGCCAGCGCGCCTACGACCGTGTGCACCTGTCCGAATACTTCGGCGGCAGCTGTGCCGAAACCCTGGCCCTGTGCGGGCCGGACTTCTACGGCGACAGCGGCGTACACCTGCACCTGGGTGAAGCGGTGCTGGAAATCGACCGCGAGCGTTGCCAGGTGATCACCGCCGAAGGCCGCTACGGCTACGACCAGCTGATCCTGGCCACCGGCTCATACCCGTTCGTACCACCGTTCGAAGGCTCCAGCGGCAATGCCCGCCTGGTCTACCGCACCCTCGACGACCTTGACGCCATCCGTGCCGCTGCCAGCGCTGCCCGCCGTGGCGTGGTGGTGGGTGGTGGCCTGCTGGGCCTGGAGGCGGCCAACGCGCTCAAGTCGCTGGGCCTGGAAGCCCATGTGGTGGAGTTCGCCCCACGGCTGATGCCGGTGCAGCTCGATGGCGAGGGCGGGGCGGCGCTCAAGGCGCAGATCGAAGCCCTTGGCGTAGGCGTGCACCTGTCGCGGGCCACGCAGTCGATCAGCGCCGGCGAACAGCACCGCTACCGCATGAACTTCGACGGTGGTGAACACCTGGAAACCGACCTGATCGTGTTCTCTGCCGGCATTCGCCCGCAGGACGCACTGGGGCGCGCCAGCGGCCTGGAAATCGCGGCGCGCGGTGGCGTGGTGATCGACGACCAATGCCGCACCAGCGACCCGCGCATCTTCGCCATCGGCGAATGCGCCTCGTGGAACGGCAGCGTGTTCGGCTTGGTCGCCCCTGGCTACAGCATGGCGCGCAACCTGGCGGCGCTGCTGCTGGGCGAGGCCTGCGGGGAATTCAACGGCGCCGACATGTCGACCAAGCTCAAGCTGCTGGGCGTGGACGTCGGCTCCATCGGCGACGCCCACGGCGCCACGCCGGGCGCACGCAGCTATCGCTTCATCGACGAGGCCAACAGCGCCTACCGCCGCTTGGTGGTGGATGCCAGCGGCAAGCGTGTGCTTGGCGCGGTGCTGGTCGGCGACAACAGCTACTACGACACCTTGCTGCAATACGCCCAGAACGGCATCGCCCTGCCGGCCGACCCGGCCGCCTTGATTCTCCCGCAAAGTGGCGGTGCGCCGGCCCTGGGCGCCGACGCGCTGCCCGACAGCGCGACCATCTGCTCGTGCCACAACGTCAGCAAAGGGGCAGTGTGCGCCGCCATCGACGGGGGGTGCGGCGACCTCGCCGCGGTCAAGGGCTGCACCAAGGCGGCTACCGGCTGCGGTGGTTGCGCAGCGTTGCTCAAGCAGGTCTTCGAGCATGAACTGACGGCCCGCGGCGTGACCGTGGACAAAAGCCTGTGCGAGCACTTCGCCTACACCCGCCAGGAGCTCTACGGGCTGGTAAGGGTCGAGGGCATTCGCACCTTCAACGACCTGCTCGAACGCCACGGCAAAGGGCACGTGGGTTGCGACATCTGCAAGCCGGCCGTGGGCTCGATCCTCGCCTCGTGCTGGAACCAGCCGATCATGGACCCGGCGCTGGTGCCGCTGCAGGACACCAACGACACCTTCATGGCCAACATGCAGAAGAACGGCACTTACTCGGTGGTGCCGCGCATCCCCGGTGGTGAAATCACCCCGGACAAGCTGATCGTGATCGGCCAGGTGGCGAAGAAGTACGATCTCTACACCAAGATCACCGGCGGCCAGCGCATCGATCTGTTCGGCGCCCAGTTGCACGAATTGCCGCTGATCTGGGGCGAGCTGATCGAAGCCGGCTTCGAGACCGGCCACGCCTATGGCAAGTCGACGCGCACGGTGAAATCCTGTGTGGGCAGCACCTGGTGCCGCTACGGCGTGCAGGACAGTGTCGGCATGGCCCTGCGCCTGGAGGACCGCTACAAAGGCCTGCGCAGCCCGCACAAGCTCAAGTTCGCGGTGTCCGGCTGCACCCGCGAATGCGCCGAGGCGCAGAGCAAGGACATCGGCGTGATCGCCACCGACAAGGGCTGGAACCTGTACATCTGCGGTAACGGCGGCATGCGCCCGCGCCACGCCGAGCTGTTCGCCACCGACCTGGATGACGAGACCCTGGTGCGCCTGATCGACCGCGTGCTGATGTTCTACATCCGCACTGCCGACAAACTGCAGCGCACTTCGGTGTGGCGCGAAAGCCTGGACGGTGGCCTGGAGTACCTCAAGCAGGTGATCCTCGAGGACAGCCTGGGCCTGGGCGCCGAGCTGGAGTCGCAGATGCAGCATGTGGTCGACCAGTACGAATGCGAGTGGGCCAACGCCCTCAACGACCCCGAGAAGCTCAAGCGCTTCCGTACCTTCGTCAACGACCGGCGCGCCGACCCGGACGTGCACTTCGTGCGCGAACGCGAACAGCGCCGGCCTGCTGCGCCCCTGCACTTGATTCCAACCACCGAGGAGGCTGTGTGA
- the nirD gene encoding nitrite reductase small subunit NirD gives MNLSNAAVKTQENWQAVCLADDLVADSGVVVWLAGTQVAVFYLPGLEQRLYAVDNRDPCSGANIIGRGLVGSLQGELVVAAPLYKQHFSLQSGVCLEDAGQRLRVWPVRMNGEAVEVALG, from the coding sequence ATGAACCTGTCCAATGCTGCAGTGAAAACTCAGGAAAACTGGCAAGCGGTGTGCCTGGCCGATGACCTGGTAGCCGACTCTGGCGTGGTGGTGTGGCTGGCCGGTACCCAGGTGGCGGTGTTCTACCTGCCGGGTCTGGAGCAGCGCCTGTACGCGGTGGACAACCGCGACCCATGCTCAGGGGCCAACATCATCGGTCGCGGATTGGTGGGCAGCCTGCAGGGTGAACTGGTGGTGGCGGCGCCGCTGTACAAGCAGCATTTCAGCTTGCAGAGCGGAGTGTGCCTGGAGGATGCCGGGCAAAGGTTGCGGGTGTGGCCGGTGCGGATGAATGGGGAGGCAGTGGAAGTGGCGCTGGGGTGA
- a CDS encoding fumarylacetoacetate hydrolase family protein, with protein MTYLFNPQATVSLPIQGSTARFPVGRVFCLGRNYPWPEAAGPAPREPVFFMKPASNVVEAQGELPFPPQTDEFCHEIELVAAIAKGGVDIAPEQALEHVYGFAVGLDMTRRDRQRQAKSEGLPWEGAKVFEASAPMTAITPTSQLPWPLDASLWLQVNGQERQRAHLSTQTWPLAEVISRLSRQLPLLPGDLIMTGSPPGVAPLSPGDLIHAGIDGIGELHLRVGPRPAGQTANAA; from the coding sequence ATGACCTACTTGTTCAACCCGCAGGCTACCGTCAGCCTGCCGATCCAGGGCAGCACCGCACGCTTTCCGGTCGGCCGGGTATTCTGCCTGGGCCGCAATTACCCCTGGCCCGAGGCCGCCGGCCCGGCGCCACGCGAGCCCGTGTTCTTCATGAAGCCCGCCAGCAACGTGGTCGAGGCGCAGGGCGAGCTGCCCTTCCCGCCGCAGACCGACGAGTTCTGCCACGAAATCGAGCTGGTGGCAGCAATTGCCAAAGGCGGTGTCGATATCGCTCCGGAACAGGCACTGGAGCATGTGTACGGGTTTGCCGTCGGCCTCGACATGACGCGCCGAGACCGTCAGCGCCAGGCCAAGAGCGAGGGCTTGCCCTGGGAAGGCGCCAAGGTCTTCGAAGCCTCGGCGCCGATGACCGCCATCACGCCCACCAGCCAGTTGCCCTGGCCGCTGGACGCATCGCTGTGGCTACAGGTCAACGGCCAGGAGCGCCAGCGCGCCCACCTGAGCACACAGACCTGGCCCCTGGCTGAAGTGATCAGCCGCCTGTCCCGCCAACTGCCGCTGCTGCCCGGCGATCTGATCATGACCGGCAGCCCACCCGGCGTAGCGCCATTGAGCCCGGGAGACCTCATCCACGCCGGCATCGATGGCATCGGCGAACTGCACCTGCGGGTCGGCCCGCGCCCCGCCGGGCAAACCGCGAATGCCGCCTGA
- a CDS encoding MFS transporter: protein MSSTPTSRTAAPSFALDAATSQRLPSRRRWFMLSLLLVATIINYVDRVNISIAAPFMAKDLGLDKVEMGLIFSAFAWTYALALVPAGFIADRFGSRLTYGVSLISWSAVTVAQGLASGFASLFGLRLAVGAMEAPAFPANSRAVTVWFPARERGMASSIYVCGQYLGTALFTGALLWLATTYDWRHVFYSTGLVGILFGAVWLWLYRDPLNCKKVSPEELAYIEQGGGLVKSSQERTRFDWRQVAELFRYRQVWAICLGKFASTSALYFFLTWFPTYLIEERQLTLIKVGIFAVMPFIGATVGILLAGIVSDLMIRRGYSLSFARKLPLVVGSMLGMSIVLVNFTDSNVLCIAVLTLAFFAQGIASSSWAAVSEVAPKELIGLTGGITSLAANIGGIVTPIVIGAIVHASGSFAMAFWFIGAVALMGTLSYSLLLGKLYRIELKTAA, encoded by the coding sequence ATGTCGAGCACGCCTACCTCCCGCACCGCGGCGCCGTCGTTCGCGCTGGACGCGGCCACATCGCAACGCCTGCCCTCTCGTCGCCGCTGGTTCATGCTCTCGCTGCTACTGGTGGCGACCATCATCAACTACGTCGACCGGGTCAACATCTCCATCGCCGCGCCCTTCATGGCCAAGGACCTTGGCCTGGACAAGGTCGAGATGGGCCTGATCTTCTCCGCCTTCGCCTGGACCTATGCCTTGGCCCTGGTGCCCGCGGGTTTCATCGCCGACCGTTTCGGCTCGCGCCTGACCTATGGCGTGTCGCTGATCAGTTGGTCGGCAGTCACCGTGGCCCAGGGCCTGGCCAGCGGCTTTGCCTCGCTGTTCGGCTTGCGCCTGGCGGTCGGGGCCATGGAAGCGCCGGCCTTCCCCGCCAACAGCCGCGCGGTGACGGTGTGGTTCCCGGCCCGCGAGCGCGGCATGGCCAGCAGCATCTATGTCTGTGGCCAGTACCTGGGCACGGCACTGTTCACCGGAGCCTTGCTGTGGCTGGCCACCACCTATGACTGGCGCCATGTGTTCTACAGCACCGGCCTGGTCGGCATCCTGTTCGGCGCGGTGTGGCTGTGGCTGTACCGCGATCCGCTGAACTGCAAGAAGGTCAGCCCTGAAGAACTGGCCTATATCGAGCAAGGCGGCGGGCTGGTTAAAAGCAGCCAGGAGCGCACTCGTTTCGACTGGCGCCAGGTCGCCGAGTTGTTCCGCTACCGCCAGGTGTGGGCGATCTGCCTAGGCAAGTTCGCCAGTACCTCCGCGTTGTATTTCTTCCTCACCTGGTTCCCCACCTACCTGATCGAAGAGCGCCAACTGACCTTGATCAAGGTCGGCATCTTCGCCGTGATGCCGTTCATTGGCGCCACGGTCGGCATCCTGCTGGCGGGTATCGTCTCGGACCTGATGATCCGCCGGGGCTATTCGCTTTCGTTTGCACGCAAGCTGCCGCTGGTGGTGGGCTCGATGCTGGGCATGTCGATCGTGCTGGTGAACTTCACCGACTCCAACGTGCTGTGCATCGCGGTGCTGACCCTGGCGTTCTTCGCCCAGGGCATCGCCTCGTCATCGTGGGCGGCAGTGTCGGAGGTGGCCCCCAAGGAATTGATCGGCCTGACCGGCGGGATCACCAGCCTGGCGGCGAACATCGGCGGCATCGTCACGCCGATCGTGATTGGCGCCATCGTGCACGCCAGCGGCTCGTTCGCCATGGCTTTCTGGTTCATCGGCGCAGTGGCATTGATGGGCACCCTGTCGTACTCGCTGCTGCTCGGAAAGCTGTACCGGATCGAACTGAAGACCGCCGCATGA
- a CDS encoding SDR family oxidoreductase: MNPHKKIALVTGAGSGIGRAVALALLEEGFSLVLAGRRAEPLQTLVEQVHAAGGEALAVPTDVRNEQSVAHLFATVEEVHGRLDVIFNNAGINAPAVPIDELPLENWRNVIATNVDGVFLCARAAFGLMRRQQPQGGRIINNGSISAHSPRPFTAPYTASKHAVLGLTKALALDGRPYGIVCSQVDIGNALTELSERMTRGVRQANGEIAAEPMLDVRHVAEAVRYIAALPLQANVLNMTVMASNMPFVGRG, from the coding sequence ATGAACCCACACAAGAAAATCGCCCTGGTCACTGGCGCGGGCAGCGGGATAGGCCGCGCCGTTGCACTCGCCCTGTTGGAAGAGGGTTTCAGCCTGGTACTCGCCGGGCGCCGCGCCGAGCCGCTGCAGACACTGGTTGAACAGGTGCATGCAGCCGGCGGGGAAGCCCTGGCCGTGCCCACCGATGTGCGCAATGAACAGAGCGTCGCGCACCTGTTCGCTACCGTAGAGGAAGTCCATGGCCGCCTCGACGTGATCTTCAACAACGCCGGCATCAACGCCCCGGCCGTGCCGATCGACGAGCTGCCGCTGGAGAACTGGCGCAACGTCATCGCCACCAATGTCGACGGCGTATTCCTCTGCGCCCGCGCAGCCTTCGGGCTGATGCGCCGCCAGCAGCCGCAGGGAGGGCGAATCATCAACAACGGCTCGATCTCGGCCCACAGCCCACGCCCTTTCACCGCACCGTACACCGCCAGCAAGCACGCCGTGCTTGGCCTGACCAAGGCTCTGGCGCTGGATGGGCGCCCCTACGGCATCGTGTGCAGCCAGGTGGATATCGGCAATGCCCTGACCGAGCTTTCCGAACGCATGACCCGTGGCGTGCGCCAGGCCAATGGCGAGATCGCCGCCGAACCGATGCTCGACGTGCGTCATGTGGCCGAAGCGGTGCGCTATATCGCCGCCCTGCCGCTGCAGGCCAACGTGCTGAACATGACCGTGATGGCCAGCAACATGCCCTTTGTCGGCCGTGGCTGA
- a CDS encoding 2-hydroxyacid dehydrogenase has protein sequence MKPEVLQLSPILIPHIRERLEALFTVHRYYEQADKDACLNTHGGNIRGVITGGHTGISRALMARLPKLEVVAVNGVGTDAVDLAYARDRGIQVTATLGALTEDVADLAIGLLIGVCRGLCTGDRFVRAGHWATSATPLAPLPLARQVSGMRVGIVGMGRVGRAVAQRAAAFGCPIRYTDLQALDVPYGFEADLAQLARDSDALILAAAADKGEALVNREILRALGPEGYLINIARGKLVDEPALIAALQAGEIAGAALDVFADEPRAPQALFEREDVVLQPHRASATVQTRTRMGEMVVASLVDVFAGREPQGLVI, from the coding sequence ATGAAACCTGAAGTTCTGCAACTGAGCCCGATCCTCATCCCGCACATTCGCGAGCGACTCGAAGCACTGTTCACCGTGCACCGTTACTACGAACAGGCCGACAAGGACGCCTGCCTCAACACGCATGGCGGCAACATCCGTGGCGTTATCACCGGCGGCCACACCGGCATCAGCCGGGCACTGATGGCGCGCCTGCCGAAACTGGAAGTGGTGGCCGTCAACGGCGTCGGCACCGATGCGGTGGACCTGGCCTATGCCCGCGATCGCGGCATCCAGGTTACCGCCACCCTCGGCGCCCTCACCGAGGACGTCGCCGACCTCGCCATCGGCCTGTTGATCGGCGTTTGCCGTGGGCTGTGCACGGGCGACCGTTTCGTCCGCGCCGGCCACTGGGCCACCAGCGCCACGCCATTGGCCCCGCTACCACTGGCGCGCCAGGTATCGGGCATGCGCGTGGGTATTGTCGGCATGGGCCGGGTCGGACGCGCAGTGGCACAGCGTGCGGCGGCATTCGGTTGCCCGATTCGCTACACCGACCTGCAGGCACTGGATGTGCCTTACGGGTTCGAGGCAGATCTTGCGCAACTGGCCCGCGATAGCGATGCGTTGATCCTGGCCGCTGCGGCAGACAAGGGGGAGGCGCTGGTCAATCGAGAGATCCTGCGGGCACTGGGGCCAGAGGGTTACCTGATCAACATTGCACGCGGCAAGCTGGTGGATGAACCGGCATTGATCGCCGCACTGCAAGCAGGCGAAATCGCAGGCGCTGCGCTGGATGTGTTTGCCGATGAACCGCGGGCGCCGCAAGCGCTATTCGAGCGTGAAGATGTGGTGCTGCAACCGCACCGTGCCAGTGCCACGGTACAGACCCGCACACGCATGGGGGAAATGGTGGTAGCCAGCCTGGTGGATGTCTTTGCCGGGCGCGAACCGCAAGGCCTGGTGATCTAG